ACCTAATATCCCTAATGGTGTGTCGCTTTTTAATTTTTCTATTATCGATGTGTTTAAATGTGTAATCATATCCGTTTTAATAATACCTGGAGCAACACAATTTACCTGAATATTTGAGGGACCCACTTCTTTTGCTAATGCTTTGGTAAATTCGATAACAGCGGCCTTGGACGCAGAATAGTGTACTTCACACGAGGAACCTGTTAATCCCCATATTGACGAAATATTTATTATTTTTCCCCGCTTATTATTTATCATCTTTGGTAATACAGCTTGGCAGCAATTAAACATCCCTTTAATATTAACATTAAACATCCAATCCCAATCATCCTCAGATATATCAGTAAATAGTTTTTGTTGTGCAACTCCGGCATTATTTACTAGAACATCAATATCGCCGAAACGATTATATATTATATTCATCATACTATCGACCTGAATTCTGTTACTTACATCCCCCTGTACTTTAATAACACTATATCCTTCATCACGCAGATGAAGATACAATTTTTCTGCCTCTTCTTCACTTTTGAAATAATTAATTGCAACATTATAATCATTAGCGGCAAAGAGCTTTGCTATTTCCCTTCCAATTCCTCTTGAAGCTCCTGTAATTAAAACAGTTTTATTCATAGATAATCCTTTTCCCCTCCCGTACTATAACACTGCAAATTATGCTCTGTTTTACCATTAGGCATATCTTATCCAAAGATACTAAACTATCAAGTGCCATTGACTATAATACAATTATAGCATATAATTATAGAAAAAAACTATGGCAAGGTGATGCTATGACACTCCAACAACTAAAATATATTATTAAAATCGTCGAATGTGGTTCAATTACCGAAGCCGCCAAACAACTATTTATTACACAGCCTAGTCTTTCAGCGGCTGTTAAAGATCTTGAAAAAGAACTTGGGATAGAAATATTTTACCGCACAGCAAAAGGGATTTCTTTGTCAGATGATGGCGCTGAATTTCTCTCTTATGCACGACAGATCATAGAACAAACGGAACTTATGGAACAGCGATATATGGGAAAGAAACCTTCGAAAAAACTTTGCTCAATATCTACCCAACATTATGCTTTTGCTGTCAACGCATTTGTTGAATTGCTTTTGGATTTGGATATTGATGAATATGAATTTACCCTTCGTGAGACAAGAACGTACGAAATTATTGAAGATGTGAAAAATCTACGAAGTGAGCTCGGAATTATATATTTAAGTAATTTTAATGAGAAAGTCCTTAATAAAATACTAAAGGAGAACCATTTGGTATTTAATCTTCTTTTTGAAGCTGATCCTCACGTTTTTATCAGCTCGAAGCATCCTCTCGCCAAGAATGAAACAGTTACTCTGGAAGACTTAAATAATTACCCGTTTCTTGCTTTCGAACAAGGAACCTATAATTCTTTTTATTTTTCAGAAGAACTCCTTAGTACTATTCCCAGAAAGAAAACAATTTATGTCAGCGACCGTGCCACTCTTTTCAACTTACTGATAGGGTTAAACGGATACACCATCTGCTCAGGTGTTTTGAGCAGGGATCTCAACGGGAATAATATTATTTCCGTGCCACTTATAACAGATGAACGAATGCGTATTGGCTGGATTGCAAACGAAAAGACTCATCTCAGTCCATTGGCCATTGAGTATATTTCAAAATTAAAAAAGTGGATTTGCGAATATGGATATAGTATAGAGTCAATATAAATGCCTCTGCTTCCAATTAAGCAGAGGCATCATTCATGCAACAAGCAACGTATTTATTGCTTCATATATTCTATGAGCAATGTATGGATTGTTCATTGTGTATAGGTGTATTCCATCGACTCCCTGTGCTATCAAATCAATTATCTGGTCAACAGCATAGGCAATTCCAGCATCTCTTAAGGCTTCCGGATTGTTCTCATATCTATTCATAATAGCGAGGAATTTTTTAGGGAGGTTTACTCTGCAAAGGGCAACTATTCTTTCAATCTGCTTCTTGTTCACAACAGGCATAATACCCGCCTCAATAGGAATGTTGATACCTGCAATAGCAGCCCGTTCCATGAATGAATAGAAATAATTATTATCAAAGAACAACTGTGTTATCAGTTGATTTGCGCCTGCATCCACTTTGCGTTTTAGATTGCGGATATCATCAATTATTGAAGGACTTTCAAAATGGCCTTCCGGATAACAAGCTGCTATTATATTAAAATCTCCATGTTCTTTTATAAATGAAATCAAGTCGCTAGCAAATTTAAAATCATTCTTCGGACTAAAACTAGGATTAACATCCCCTCTCAGTGCGAGAATATTTTCAATTCCAGCAGTTCTTAAGTCTTCCAGCATTTTTAGCACTTCACCTTTTGTATGGTTTATGGAAGGAAGATGGGCAACACTTTCGATACCATAATTATTTTTAATGGCAGAGGCTATTTTAAATGTATCGGTGTTGCTCTCGCTTCCTCCTGCACTATATGTCACGCTAATAAAATCTGGGTTAAGGCCTTTCAACTTTTCAATCGTATCATAAATTATACTGACAGAGTCTATTCTTCTAGGAGGAAATACTTCAAATGAAAAAACCTTTTTCATTTGAAATAATTCACATATTTTCATACTGACAAACTCCTTCTAATTTCTTTTGCTGCAATAACCAAATTTTCAAGACTGGCAACAGTTTCTGTTTTTCCCCTTGTTTTAAGCCCGCAGTCAGGATTAACCCACAGCTTCTCCTTAGGTATTTTTTCAAGCATTTTAATCAGTGCTTTCTTAATTTCCTGAATGCCAGGAATTCTTGGTGAATGGATATCATAAACACCAGGTCCTACTTGCGTCTTAAATCCACATTCACTTAGTGTGTCAACGATACTCAAATCTGAACGTGCTGCTTCAAAAGTAATTACATCTGCGTCCATATTCTCGATATCCTTTATAATATCCGCGAATTCACTGTAACACATATGAGTGTGTATTTGTGTTTCAGGTTTTACGCCGCTATGAACAAGCCTGAAAGCAGGGATTGCCCAATCAAGATATTCGCTGTGCCAATCGCTTTTTCTCAGAGGCAGTTTTTCCCTAAGAGCAGCTTCGTCAATTTGAATAATTTTTATCCCGTTTGCTTCAAGCTCAAGAACTTCATCCTTAATAGCAAGAGCAATCTGGAATGCACAATCCTTCAATGAAATGTCTTCCCGGGGAAAGG
The nucleotide sequence above comes from Variimorphobacter saccharofermentans. Encoded proteins:
- the ymfI gene encoding elongation factor P 5-aminopentanone reductase; protein product: MNKTVLITGASRGIGREIAKLFAANDYNVAINYFKSEEEAEKLYLHLRDEGYSVIKVQGDVSNRIQVDSMMNIIYNRFGDIDVLVNNAGVAQQKLFTDISEDDWDWMFNVNIKGMFNCCQAVLPKMINNKRGKIINISSIWGLTGSSCEVHYSASKAAVIEFTKALAKEVGPSNIQVNCVAPGIIKTDMITHLNTSIIEKLKSDTPLGILGTPRDIAEVVLFLASSKADFITGQIISPNGGFVI
- a CDS encoding LysR family transcriptional regulator, giving the protein MTLQQLKYIIKIVECGSITEAAKQLFITQPSLSAAVKDLEKELGIEIFYRTAKGISLSDDGAEFLSYARQIIEQTELMEQRYMGKKPSKKLCSISTQHYAFAVNAFVELLLDLDIDEYEFTLRETRTYEIIEDVKNLRSELGIIYLSNFNEKVLNKILKENHLVFNLLFEADPHVFISSKHPLAKNETVTLEDLNNYPFLAFEQGTYNSFYFSEELLSTIPRKKTIYVSDRATLFNLLIGLNGYTICSGVLSRDLNGNNIISVPLITDERMRIGWIANEKTHLSPLAIEYISKLKKWICEYGYSIESI
- the metF gene encoding methylenetetrahydrofolate reductase [NAD(P)H], which encodes MKICELFQMKKVFSFEVFPPRRIDSVSIIYDTIEKLKGLNPDFISVTYSAGGSESNTDTFKIASAIKNNYGIESVAHLPSINHTKGEVLKMLEDLRTAGIENILALRGDVNPSFSPKNDFKFASDLISFIKEHGDFNIIAACYPEGHFESPSIIDDIRNLKRKVDAGANQLITQLFFDNNYFYSFMERAAIAGINIPIEAGIMPVVNKKQIERIVALCRVNLPKKFLAIMNRYENNPEALRDAGIAYAVDQIIDLIAQGVDGIHLYTMNNPYIAHRIYEAINTLLVA